A window from Ignavibacteriota bacterium encodes these proteins:
- a CDS encoding DUF971 domain-containing protein, whose amino-acid sequence MKPTKIKVRENQYLDVTWDNGELKSVKLSNLRNACPCALCNAEKDEWSKTYIPLYTLEQLKIAKINIVGTYAIGIEWADGHNTGLYDYEYLYEIFEQFSVV is encoded by the coding sequence TTGAAACCAACTAAAATTAAAGTTAGGGAAAATCAATATTTAGATGTTACTTGGGATAACGGAGAACTTAAAAGTGTTAAATTAAGTAATCTCAGAAATGCTTGTCCTTGCGCATTATGCAATGCTGAAAAAGATGAATGGAGCAAAACATATATTCCTCTTTACACTTTGGAGCAATTAAAAATTGCAAAAATTAATATTGTTGGAACTTACGCAATTGGTATTGAATGGGCTGATGGACACAATACCGGTTTGTATGATTATGAGTATTTATATGAAATTTTTGAGCAATTTTCTGTAGTTTAA